Genomic window (Lynx canadensis isolate LIC74 chromosome A1, mLynCan4.pri.v2, whole genome shotgun sequence):
CGATAGACGGCGCCATGcatcataatataaatatacacacaatagTTCCATGAGgtaattaaagaatgaaaaaattgaaaacttaaaGTTATACAGTTCAAAATTGTTTGAATAATTTGtgtaagaattttaatttttttcattcacttatgCAATGTAAGTTTGGTCAGAACAAACAAACCATTTCCTCAGCCTTTAAAATTACACGAGTTGCTGGATCCTAAGGTTCAATTACAGGATAAAGCTTCAATTACATGTTACATCATTCTCCACCCTCATCTTACTCAGATCTTTCTCTGTGTTGATATATCACCCTACAAGAGccatgtattttactttttggtgacttgttgttataaataattctatatttaaactCATAGTTTATTGAAGATACAGACCATGTCCTAATTCATGGTGGCCTCCTTTTCAACATTTGAAtataatattgaatatatattgaaaaaattaataaatttagaatgaaaactaaataaatggtgCAGATTTTCCAAGAAATAGTTTGTCACTTTCctgaaataatataaacataattttagcaATATTAGTGATTAGGCTCATTAAGGATGGAAAACGATTAATAATTAgcttcttattttatatttcagcaGACTTATGACTAAGTGAACAACTAACACATTTTTGTCACAAAAGTAATctaaacatacacatacagaaaagAACCATCCTAAGTTTCCTTCTCTAATAATGGAGATCAGGATTTCCAGGTGTTTTGATGTGAGTGCTTCATCAACACCATCTGCTGGGAAACACTGATGCACATGGAACTTCCACATGTACAACTTTGTTTTACTTAGATTGGAGTGTCTTAGTCTACTTTCAGTAAGGTTTCATGGAGGGAAACAGCTTTAGTTCTCGCCAGGAATGCAACTGTATTGAGGGTATTTGTCATACATTCTGCTTGAAAAGGGGTCCTGCTGAATTCCATGGACTTTGTTCAACCTTgtggttaataaatatttattggacacatgttctttttaagttactttatcaataataattataatcaattatatttaagatatatttaaaattatataaccaataataattatataatttataagaatttaacttacatattatgattatataagtaaatacatttatattaattttgaataaataataattattatttattataataaattataatttatgacTTCCAAGAAGGTCAAAAGTCTGGCAATTTTCACACCTATATGTATGCCATGATAACTagccaaaataaattaacatgatatctcattaatattttgttaaataatttatttgtaattttaaagtgaaattgagtgaattaatttgatttttctttcttttttcttctaaatatacaAGAGTTAGTAACTAGGGTCCATAATTATCAGATGTAACATATAACGTTTTAGGTTCATATTTGTAGAAAATATATCCATAGATTTAGAAGATTCTCTAGtcaaaagaaggaaaggacacaagcaagcaagcaagaaaggaaacaagaaacaaaagagaaaaagaaaaaaagaaaaaaatacactcaaCAGAGACTAAAGGCACTGAAgttgattatttttttgtaatttatctatttaagaaatatttaagcaATTGCTCAGCAATGAATAGTAAAATATCTCTGATAGTAAATATTATGAAATCCTAAAGGtagagaaaaagatataaaattttacatccaCATATTGATATCAGACTTGTACTGAATGTGAGCTGTTCTAATCCATTTGATTTGTCCCCCAGcccttttacatttgttttagaGGTATGGTGGGTGGAAACAAATCCTCAATAACCGATTTCATCCTTGTCGGACTCTTTCCTGAATTTCAGCATTCTATTGTCCTCAACTTTATGATCATCTTTGTCTACATTCTTGCCTTCCTGGGAAACATACTTTTGATTGTCTTAATTTGGGGAGACTCTCGACTTCATATGCCCATGTACGTTCTCCTCAGTCAACTCTCCCTCATTGACTTGACATTAACTTCCACCATTGTTCCAAAGATGGCTTCTAACTATTTTACTGGGAAAAGAACCATATCATGGATTGGCTGTGGAACACAGAGTTTCTTCTTCCTGATGTTGGGAATGTCAGAATGCCTCATCTTGACTCTCATGGCTTATGACCGCTATGTGGCTGTCTGCAACCCATTGCGTTATCCCATTATTATGAGCCCCAGGTTCTGTATGCACATGGTTTTAGGTTGTTGGATTGGAGGCTCTATAAGTTCATTTATCCATACAGTCTACCCTATGCATTTTCCCATCTGTGGGTCACGGGAGATCCACCACTTCTTCTGTGAGGTCCCAGTCCTCATTAAGCTCTCCTGTGAAGACACTTCAGTGTACCAgttagtggtggtggtgacaaGCATTGTGTTGCTTGTTGTACCTTTCAGTCTCATCACAGTTTCCTATACTCTCATCTTCCTCACTGTCTTTCGTATGAACTCTgtcaaaggcaggaaaaaaactcTGGCCACTTGTTCTTCCCATCTAACTGTGGTGAGTCTCTTCTTTGGCCCAAACATATTTATCTACATGACTTTCACTTCCTCCCATAGTGCAGAGCAGGACCAAGCTCTTTCTGTGTTCAGCAATATCCTAACCCCCATGTTGAACCCCctcatctacagcctgaggaacaaaGAAGTGGTGGCAGCTCTCAGGAATTTTATGGGAAAATGTGTGACATTTTAGTGCTTGAAAACTGCTCCCCAGCTGTGAAAAGGATATATGTATAGCATGGGAAAAGATACGGTTGAAAACCAATTTGAAATACTGTTGCAGGGAGTATGGACAGAGAGGCAAAAGATGAGTCCACAAAGTGCggttaagtgaaggtcctcattCTCGAGTAGGAATGGGCCCcgactccagaatgaagcttctttttattaagataattgctaaagactacatgcataaagtcagctaagcaagtgtattaatcaatctaatggtttagcttttcaaggttgaatttcaagttaattggtttctataacaccaggaagggtcaggtgtgaaggaggatcTGGCCCTGGCCAATGTTAATGGCTCTAGATGTTCCTTATGAGCCTCAGTGTtgttcagctgtgtaaacatgtcctaaggccttgcactttctccttcccttcccttttaaagtcttttcctttgatgcttctctcctgtATCTCCCACAAAATACCAACATGATGTTGTGTGGTTTCAGGAAACCAAGGTGATTGTGGCTTTATGTAAAGAGAACTTTTCATGTATGATTTTCTAGTATTCCAATGCAAGTTTCTTTACTTATAAATGTCATTGTGACATtattaagttagaaaaaaagttaatattttttttccttcaaaattaagTTTTCTCTGAAATCTCTGACATTATAAAGttttcttgtaaataaaataagaatcaatGTCTGGGACTCAAACTGAACACAGATTTCTTGACTTTGGCATTAGAAGTAGCAAGTTTAGAGAAATGTAAGAGGAGAATGGAATAGCAGTATCTGGAGCTTGCCTCCTACCATGGACACAGTGAGGTAATAGCTACATCTGTGCAACTATCTCAGAAAACAACCTGGATAcaactggaagaaaaatattccacAGTTAATCATAGAGAGAAGACCACATCAAAAagggaaagacaggaaaagactTAGTTAGGAATTtcagtgaaattaagaaaagaaaaaaaaagaaagaagaaagaaaaaaagaaagaaagagagaaagaaagaaagaaaaggaaaggaaagcaacatCACAAGCATAAAGAAGCAAGAGGATCAGCCTCCACACCAGGCACCCTTGGTCCTGGAGACCTGCATTGGGAAGAAGTGTCCCCATAACTTTTCACTTTCaaaaccagtggggcttaaagtTAGGGGCTTGACAATTAGCTGGCTAAACTCTAGGGTAGCTGATGGGTAATAGCCAATGAATTCCACACTTTTAATGAGTCATAACACTAAATAACTCAGCCCAAGACACAGCATAGAAATAGCAGTTTGAAAACTGGTATGGTGATGGTTTATTGACTAATcttagaatgtgtgtgtgtgggggggcgtgGGCAAGGACCTTTAGATTTCTCTAGGAACAAAAGTGCTAGCAGGTTCCATATATTTTCCCCTCACATGGCCAAGATACCTAGAGGCTTGAaggatccagcaatagcactctCCATCAAACTTGTTATAACTGTGCACCCTGTCTTGGTATTCTCTTGAAGACCTGCATCATCCAAACCTCTCACCTTGGTatgcatttttctaaaatgactcctgccctggggagcaGGTGGAGATATCCCCACAGACCACCATGCTTGCAGTTCTAACAACCTTGTGTCTTAGCAAGCTGTGCAGGAAGAAAGACCTGCCATTTGGTGCAGTCACAACTGTGACTAGTTGCTTACAGCTAGGCTAACTGACAGCCCTCCCCACCAGCAAGCCCACAGTGGCCtcattcatgtctttcatcagttCAGGGATGAAGAAATGCCCACTGCACCCACAGAAGCAAAGTTAGTCATTGCAGAGagctgagctgaaggcaatttCAGCTCAACTATAACAGGAGACTGAATGCTGTCCTCACAGTGGACACCCCTGGAGCACTTGGTTCTAGTGACCAGGGAAATGCTTTATAAGACAGTCCAGGACATCTTCTACACATGACCACTACACTCAAAACCAGGGAATATACCTGACCTatttaatacatagaaacaaacacaaagaatcaaaatgaggacacagagaaatatgtcccaaatgaggaacaaggaaaaaaaaaaagtaaaaaagataaatgaagtgGAGATAGcaataggtctttttttttaagtttatttattttgagagagacagagatagcagaagtgggggaggagcagggagagagggagacagagaatcccaagcaggctatgcactatcagcatggagcctgatgtgggacttgaactcacaaaaccgtgagatcatgacctgagccaaaaccacgtgtcagatgcttaaccgactgaggcacgcAGGCATCCCAACAACATGTCTGATAAATAAAGTAATGgacaaagatactcactggacttgagaaaaaagtgGATGAACTCATTGAGAACaacacagagatagaaaaaaaaaatatatatatatatagggtctGGAAAATGagacaagtgaaataaaaaatacagtaaagggAATCAGTAGTAGATTACCGAATGCAGAACAGGTCAGTgatgtgaaaaacagaataatggaaataaacCAAGCCTGACaccaaagtaaataataataataataataataataacaataacaataatacaaTAGGTTAAGAGAATTCTGTGATATCATTAAGCATAATACCACTCGCACGATAGGGatcatagaagaaaataaagaaatggggcagaaaacttatttgaagacataatagCTAGAACTTTCCCTGATCATAAGAAGGAAACAGGCGTTAAGGTCCAGGAAGCACAGTGAACCTCTAATAAGATGAACCAAAGGAGGTCCAAGTCAAGATACATAATAATTAATATGACAAAAAGTAATTacgaaaagaaaaatttaaaagcagcagtagaaaagaaaactgttacATACAAGCAGAACAACATAAGGTTATcatctggtttttgttgttttgttttgtgtttttgttttttgttttgttttgttttgtctttagaaGATACTTAGCAGGACAGAAGGGAAAGTcataatatacttaaaatgttaaaaaaataaaacaaaacaaacaaacaaaaacctagaaCAAAAATAGTCTACcaagcaaggttatcattcagaattgaggGAGAAATAggttcccagacaagcaaaagttAGCatttcatcaccactaaacctggtatttaagaaatgtaaataaaattgtttaaatggaatgaaaaggccataactagatgtaataaaccataaaaattaaaattttcaagttgAAGCAATCACATAATAAAAGTAGTAATCACGTAGGAAGACAGTATAAAGGTTAAAACATaaatagtaaaatcaattatatattttaaaaaggcaaaacactcataattttaaaaatgtgaaatacacacacacacacacacatacacactacatgacatacaatatataaaatgtatgtagaaGGGgtagtaaaaatttagtgcttataaaatttcttcaaatttaagtgaccatGAACTACATAAATGACCATACacataatatatcatatatgaaCCTGATGGTAACCACAGATCAAAAActtacaatatatacaaaaaaatactaataaagaGAAAAGGATCCCAGAttaacactaaagaaaatcatcaaacaacaagggaagagaaaaaagaagaaagaaactcaaaagatataaacaaaaataacaaaatggcaataagtacataactaccaataattaccttaaatgtaagtggactaaatgatcaataaaaagacataaggtgactaaattggttaaaaaaatagacctatctgtatactgcctacaagagatttaTTTGAGACATAAATCCACATACAGactgaaattttaacaaatggaaaaacataacaTGTAAATGTAAGCAAAAATATAGCTGAGGTGGCAATACTTATGTCAGAAAAATATAAGCTTTAAAGGAAAACCTGTaacaacaggaaaagaaatttattatataatgataaaaaatattaatttaacaaGAGTATAAAAGATTGTAAATAACTATGAACCTGacacaagaacaagaacaaacatAAAGCAGATATTAACAGAAGACAGGGAAATTAACTTTCCACCTACATCAATGCATAGataatccagacagaaaatcaataaggaaaaaatggtATTGAACAATACATTACATATGATagacataacatatatataatattacatccaaaaacaacagaatgcacatattttatcttattttgttggAGAAGTAAATAAAGTATGCCAAAGATGGCCAATGGGGCTAAAATagactctggtctctagcttagagacacctcctctgggttcttcttcctttgtttgctgtgcatgtgaaaacccccacagatatggaagctgacaatgGTAAATTACCCTCCCCAATTGCATTCTGGgctcagacctttggagaaacagtctcctctgggcccaccggtgttaaataaatctccaatccaccaagatctctgagtgcctcttggtttttccgccagtgttccagcctggttcccTAACATACTTGGTTCCCAGA
Coding sequences:
- the LOC115511588 gene encoding olfactory receptor 2T27-like gives rise to the protein MVGGNKSSITDFILVGLFPEFQHSIVLNFMIIFVYILAFLGNILLIVLIWGDSRLHMPMYVLLSQLSLIDLTLTSTIVPKMASNYFTGKRTISWIGCGTQSFFFLMLGMSECLILTLMAYDRYVAVCNPLRYPIIMSPRFCMHMVLGCWIGGSISSFIHTVYPMHFPICGSREIHHFFCEVPVLIKLSCEDTSVYQLVVVVTSIVLLVVPFSLITVSYTLIFLTVFRMNSVKGRKKTLATCSSHLTVVSLFFGPNIFIYMTFTSSHSAEQDQALSVFSNILTPMLNPLIYSLRNKEVVAALRNFMGKCVTF